The following is a genomic window from Garra rufa chromosome 4, GarRuf1.0, whole genome shotgun sequence.
gaccagcagtttgcaaagagtatgaataattttggacactttttgttcaaatgtaaataaaagctgagaaatatttttttccacaatgatgcctcttgtacatcgacttattatcttttgggagaagcctgttatttccggtcaaaaaaaatcttgctggttgaatatataaaagtaactttaagtcagaattgccaggggtatgaataatttcaggctagACTGTATACAGttaggtccatatatatttggacactgacacaatttttattattttagctgttgaccaaaacatattcaagtgacagttatacaatgaatatgggcttaaagtgcacactctgagctttcatttttagggcagtctcatcaaattggtagaaaggttaagaaattacagctctttaatatgtacctccccctttttcaagggaccataagtaattggacagttgactcaaaagctgtttcatggacagttgtgggctattccttcatttttttctacatcaattaaccaggtaaaaggtttggagctgattctaagtgtgccatttgcatttggaagctgttgctctgaacccatcatgcagtcgaaagagctctgcatgcaagtaaaacagacaattgttaggcttcaaaaacaaaacaaatgcatcagagagatagcaggaacattagaagtggccaaatcaacagtttggtgaattctgagaagaaaaagaacacactggtgagctcagcaacataaaaaggcctggatgttcacaaaagacgacagtatggtagatgattggatgatcctctccatggtaataaaacattttacaacatccagccaagtgaagaatactctccaggaggtagaccTGTCACTgtcaagtctacaatcaagagaagacttcaccagagcaaaatagagagggtttaccacaaggtgcaaacaagaccagattagactttgtcaaaaaaaacatttaaaaaagccagaccacttctggaaaagcattttttggactgctgaaattaaaatcaatgtgtaccagaatgacaggaagaaaaaagtatgaagaaggcttggaacagctcatgatccaaagcctacaacatcatctgtgaacatggtggagcagtgtaatggcatgagcatgcatggcttccagtggcactgggttaccggtgtttagtgatgatgtgacagaagacagaagcagccggaagaattctgaattgtatagggatatactgtctgcccagattcagttaaatggagcaaagttgtttgggcggctcttcatagtacaactggacgatgacctaaaacatacagcaaaagcaacccaggagtttttaaaggtaaaaaagtggaatattctgcaatggccaagtcaatcttctgatttcaaattgattgagcatgcatttcacttgctgaagacaaaactaaaggcagaaagactcacaaaccaacaacaactgaagtcagctgcagtaaaggcctggcaaagcaccataaaggaggaaacccagtctatggtgatgtcaattagttccagacttaagacagtcattgcctgcaaaggattctcaacaaaatattaaaaatgaacattttatttatgattatatttatttgtccaattacttttgagcccctgaaaatggggagtctgtgtataaaaatggctgtaattccttagcattttatgttatatttttgttcaaccccttgaattaaagcttaaagtttgcacttcaatttcatcttgattgtatcattttaaaactattctagtgccatacagagccgaaattatgaaaagtgtgtcagtgtccaaatatatatggacctgactgtgtgtgtgtatatatatatatatatatatatatatatatatatgtgtgtgtgtattgagtatataagtatataatgtatataagaATTGAGCTGCTTTTAATCTCTAAGTTCTCACCCAAGTACATATTTCCGTTAGGAGTCTGCATATAGAAGGCGCTATACTTACAACAATGTCTTAACCAGGCATCTGGCTTGGACACTTTTGTTTGTGTATTAATGTTATTAAGTCTTGGCATACAACTCCATTATCTAAATGTCAGGACTCTACAGATGTCAAATATACACGCTGATATACGCCAATATAAACCGATCTATAATTACTGACTTAAACAGAGTACAAAAATACTTGACAGGATACACACATGCGTGTGATCCTCCTTTGTTTCCTATATTCAAAGTGGTGGGTTGTAGTATGACAGTGTGTGAGGGGAATAAACCATGGAAATCAGCTGAACTTGACACACAGTCAAGCATGAAGGTTACGTTTAGCATCTTTCACCCGTAACTGTAGCACGTGCACTCCTGGCAATACTCTGGCTCTTGCTATGCTTATTTAGATTAAACCATTTAAGATTGCTTATGAGTTCATCAGCACTAATGCTTATGAAAGCTGCTCGCTCATAAATCCACACAATCAGTTATTAACTGGAGATACCGGATGGCTGCAGGATGTCTTGTTAAGAGGGTTCCCACAGCTTTTGACCAATCAGATACCGTGACTTTTCCAGTCAGGGGTAATTACATGGATTATTACTTTCATTTGTATGTCAACAATAAAGCAAAAGTTCTGAGATTTGATGGAGAGCTATATAAGACATTAGGTTATTAGCAAGTATCATTGGCTAGTTAATATGGATAAGCTGTCCAAAACTAAACGTTACACTCTCTATTTAAACCGCCATAGGTTTTATTGGTTTCAAACCTCACCGAAAGGCCAGTGTGCTCCTATGGTTAGACAAACCTGTCAGCATGCAGGTTACAGCACTGTTAaaaagtttgaggttggtaaGACTTTTTAAATCTATTATGCTCACCAAGTATTTGCAttaatttggtcaaaaatacaggaaaacacAGTAATGTTGTCCAGTTACATTACAGTTTAAAGTTAtgctgcttatttatttatttttttttacttttttttgtgaaaacttttcaggatgctTTGATGAACAGTCAAGACAACataattttttacaaaaacagatattttataatatttcaatgtctttattgtcatttttgacctaatgcatccttaatgaataaaaaaaactattaatttcttcctcaaaaaaaaaaaaaaaaaaaaaaaaacacttactgacctcaaacttttgaaatgtattcTGAAACTTTTCTAACATGCGTCATAAATCAGCATGATCAACTAGAAAACCAGAACATACACTATGTGGGGTGTTGGGATattattttaataagaaaaaCAAATAGAAGAAAATTAAATGATCAGCTTGTTTGCAGTTTAACACGCTGATTGGGAAACACTGATGATATGGTCTTTTGTTTAGCCTTTTTAAAAAAGGAAACCAAAAATATTGCAGCATGTTGATATAACAACAGAACCATAGaaaaatagaatatatatatgtacaagttttgtttgtatatttaaacaaaatcaactttcattttaaaatgtgattaaaattAATAAACTATTTCTGCTGGCTTGTAAAGGGATGAGGGCAGTTTCTGCTCGTGTCAGCTGTGATATGAAGATGCTAGGAAACAAGAAAAGACATGTTTGCTTTTTCTTGCCATTTATCATATAGTATTTCTATTATATAAGCTAGGGTCCTGttttttctatctttctttcgAGGGTCTGTTTAGAGGATAAAAATCCCTTCATAAAAAGAAGAATGTCTTTCCACTCCTTGGATTTTAAACATATAGCACATTTCTTGCCCTGTTGTCTGAAAGATAAATGTAAAATCCATAAAATTCTCCTTTCAGAAAATACTTAAGATTGCCCCTTGTTTACAAGGAACAAATTCAAAGCTGATATGACATTCATATCATTCAATTTGCAATCAAACTGGTCTTCCTGTTGTGAATTTGGTACTGAGGTGCTCAGCTTATTGGATGCTACATTCAGAACAGCAGGGTAGTCCTGAGATGGGATGAAAGCTGAATGTACATGTACATGTACATGTGTTTAGATGGTGTTCTTGCTTCAGAAAGGTTTTGAGCTGGAGTCTGTAGCAAGACGGGAGACATATGCTTCATAGATGGTGTCCAGGAATGAGGCATCATTCTGTGAATCACAGAAAAAGAGAAACAACCTATTAGAAGTACAGCAGCAATCACAGTCAAACACACTATATATATTACCAttcaaatgaatacttttatcaACATTGCATTAATCAAGAAATTCATAATGTTATATACAATGGTatacactgataaaaaaaatcaacatattaaaatgatttcagaaggatcatgtaacacggAAAACTGGAGTAACGactgctaaaatttcagctttaccatcacagaAATGATACAGATATGTTTGGTTCTGACCTTGATAAGGTGGAGCAGTGTGGCCTGTAGCTGAGTCTTGCTAAGTGCTCTAGGTTCAGCTGGTTCAGCTTCTGCTTTTGTGGCTTTAGTCTGGGTGAACACGCTGGGTGACAGAAGGAGGGTTGGAGCTACAGTTGCTGGGATACGCTGTGGTGAGCTCACCTGCACCCATACATATTAAATCACAGGTTATAGACAGGATGTTGATGTAGAATGGCTTCTTATTTATTTGAGAGAAACATACAGGCGACACAAAGATTTATTTTACCTGTGTCGAATTAGTTTTGCTGAGACTGGAGCTGCTGGTGGTCAGACTGGGCTGTAGGAGCTCCTGAAGGGGATGGAGCTCTTGCGCTTGCTGTACCAATGTAAGCCTCTGCAGAAGTTCATGTGGCGACACCACGTTCCCTGCCActccagcagggggtgctttatTTGGAACATAGAGCAAGTGCTGAGCCGGGGCTGGTCCTGAGGCTTTAGCCTGTGGGTGGATTTGGGGGCCCACCACACTTTCTCCCTGATTTAACTGTAAGGAAGGCATCCCCAGAGTCCCTGCCACAGGAAAAGGGTTCATTAGCAGTTTTTGTATTGGGTCAGGCTGGTTCTGGACTGTCCCGTTTTCACACCGACGGCTCTCTGGCGATTCAGACAGAGGCTGCAGCAGCGAACCAGACATGAGCTTGTGGATGGCTGGACAGTGCTGCGTAGGGGTGTTTGACACCACAGCGCCACCTGCGGGTGAAGGGTCATCGTAAGATAGCGAGCGGGCCACTGCAGATCGTGTTGGACCCACCCTGCTGGCAGTTGAGTTGGGCTGTGGCGAGACAGAGTCTGGTTTTGACTGAGCACCAAACAAAGTGACAATCGAGAGGGGCTTTGAGTCCATCTCTGGATCCTGAGAAAAAGCAaaagttaatattacatttatattatgcCTGCTGTGTCACAAACATGCTAAGGTAGAGTATTCACACCTGCTGTGTTTGTCCCTGAATGTGTGCATCCTGTGCTGGTTTGAGGGGAATGGGTTTGATCAAATGGGGGTTTCCATAGATGACACCACCACTGCCAATTTCTTTCGGCTCGCTGAGTTTTccctaaaaagaaagaaagaaaactcaaGTAGGAGAAATGTATGGTGCACTGGTGACCTCTAGTGCATACGAAGCACCTTAATACTTGGCTCTGttattaattagtcaccctcatgttgttccaaacccacaagactgcatagagaaaaccaaaataacatctttatttaacaatttctttgtTAAATGCCGTATTAGCGTGTTCACTAGAGTACCATGACGCATGGGTTGCTGTCTATAGAggctcagatttcatcagaaatatcttaatttgtgttctgaagagcaATGAAGATCTTACAAGTTTGTAACGATATGAGGGTgggtaatcaatgacagaatttttatatttgggtgaactattcctttaagatgtGTGTGTCACCTTGTCATAGTCATCTCGTGCTTTAGTGAGCATCTGCATTATATCCACACCCTGCTCTGCAGATCGTGGAGAGACAGAGGGAATTGCCATTTGCGGCTGTAACTGCTGTAACTGCTGTTCCTGACTTGCCAAACTGAAAAGCATAAAGAAAGAATGAGTGCATATTTGTGAGAAAGTAAGAGTTGAGGATGGAAAACCAAAAGATTATAATGACATTTGGTTTTGTTAACAGCTTTTGAACATCTGCCAAATGGAACAAAGCATTAAAATACTCAGAGTGTTTCCTCTGCTGCAAAAAGACCAAAATAACAAAGACAAATTGTACACTTAATGTTGGAACTTCTTGTGACGAGATAAAAAGATAGCAATGCTAAATCAGGGGTGTCCAATTCTTGTCCACTTTTCGGCAGACTTCAGCTCCTGTCCTAAATGAAGACACTTGAACCAGCCAATTGTATAAGGGCCATTCTACAaaattgtgtcttttttttcAAAACGTTTTATTTGTATGCCAACTGTTTAATATCAAAGGTACACATTTTtagtaactgtgcagttaattctcatattgtattttcaaaaggttttggaatatttgtcctctctccAAACTACCGAAAcagttataataattttattagaaaGGTTATATTGTTtattgcttacatctacattgcaaatatttttttttgctattttattacaattttttacaGAGGTAAgttaataacaattacatttttaataataatttaagtgtaatttatgagatttgttgtattttgaaactaattttttttgtaaaaggcaaaaagatgatcatactgattttaaagtTAGGGATTCATTAGTCTGAATATATATttaaccaaaaactatcataacatctttaAAATTTCAGTATACTTAATttctgacaaaacatcccattTTTCGGTAatgactgcacattttcagtgACAGTAATGCTGTaaaacattacagaattttaacatgcatactaaaacatactaaaatacaaagaaTTTGCAGAGCTGTACTAAAATTTTATGAAACATGAAagaaagatgtcactaccgaagaAACATGTCACTACCGACATGCCAAATAAagaaagatgtcactaccgaaatgccATCAAATGTTTCCatagtgactgttttggtagtgacaatttaagatacttttgaacctagttCAAGGACACTTATCTAGCACAGTTCTGACCAGttatacacatataaaaactaaatgttatggaattactgcccaaaaaagtgtgcttaactgcagAAAAAAAAGGTGTTCGGTAGAGGCATTCTTGAAG
Proteins encoded in this region:
- the dcp1b gene encoding mRNA-decapping enzyme 1B gives rise to the protein MNGCGYSTSLFFLSLFSFTALGFVISLLLLEVNGTVSIYGIWFYDKEDCQRIAELMKNLASQEQQLQQLQPQMAIPSVSPRSAEQGVDIMQMLTKARDDYDKGKLSEPKEIGSGGVIYGNPHLIKPIPLKPAQDAHIQGQTQQDPEMDSKPLSIVTLFGAQSKPDSVSPQPNSTASRVGPTRSAVARSLSYDDPSPAGGAVVSNTPTQHCPAIHKLMSGSLLQPLSESPESRRCENGTVQNQPDPIQKLLMNPFPVAGTLGMPSLQLNQGESVVGPQIHPQAKASGPAPAQHLLYVPNKAPPAGVAGNVVSPHELLQRLTLVQQAQELHPLQELLQPSLTTSSSSLSKTNSTQVSSPQRIPATVAPTLLLSPSVFTQTKATKAEAEPAEPRALSKTQLQATLLHLIKNDASFLDTIYEAYVSRLATDSSSKPF